A window of bacterium genomic DNA:
TTGCTATAAACCTCGATCTTTTTTCTTCAATTGCTGCTATAGCTGTATTAGCTGCTGTTTTATATAAAAAATCTTCCATCGGTTTAATGTCAATAACTAAAGTTACAAATTATATAAGCACGGTTAAAATGTCAATTATTGTGAGAAAATCAGACATCTTGGAACACCGTCAATTTACCACATACGACACCTCGTGAGTTAAGAATCCTCGATGCTAGTTTTTCAGCACGCTCGTAAGTTGTGTTAATGAGAATAGTCTCGAGAGTTCGCACTTCGTTAAGGTGTGCTTGGGTGATGCCAACGATATCCTTTATGAAGCGGTGTTGTTCATGAACTATCTTATGATTGAGATGCTTGCTGTGGTCGAAAACGAAAGACAAGGTCCCGATTATTTTACCGGTTGGGTTTAATTCTTTGGCGGAAAAAAGAGCGTTCTGTATTAGCTCTCGTATCGCTTCGGAGCGGTTTTCGAAACCTTTTTCGGATATGAATTTATCGAATTCGGTGGCCAGTTCCTCATCTAAGCTAATACTTAAGCGTTTTACAGGCATTCTTCCTCCTTATCTTCTATCAAATTGTAAGGTGCGATAAGCACAACTACCTCACCTCTTATTTCGGGGCAATTATTCACTAAATCTGATAGCATACCTCGAATAGTTTCCTCATAGATTTTTGTTAACTCTCTACAGATAGCCACGGGTCTATCCCCCAATATATTGAAAGCATCTTTAAGAAAGGCGTTTATTCGGTGAGGTGATTCGTAGAACACATGGGTGTGTGGTGAGTCTTTTGCAAGAATCCGAAGGCGCCTACGCCGCCCTTTTCCAGAGTGAGGTAAAAAGCCCTCGAAGGAGAAACCTGTAACGGGAAATCCTGATAGGAGAAGCGCCGGAATAAAAGCACATGGTCCGGGCAAGACTTCGAATGGAATCTCATTCTCGACTGCCTTTCTAATAAGAGTCCAACCCGGGTCGGATATCCCGGGTGTGCCCGATTCAGAGATAACTGCAACTGTTTTACCATTTTCGACAAGCTCAAGAATTCTGTCAGCAAGCCGTCTTTCGTTCTTTACATGATAAGGAAATGTTTTTTTAAAAATGCCGTGTTTTTCCAAGAGGAATTTCGCAGAGCGGGTATCCTCTGCTGCAATGATATCAACTTCTCGAAGAAGCCTTATTGCTCTCAGAGTGATGTCTTCGAGATTTCCTATCGGCGTCGGAACTATTATTAATTTCCCTATTGGCATAATAAATGTAATATATAATTATTGTAATAGCTTAACAAGGTCAAATCCAGACCTTGACAGAAATAATTTTTTTTGTAGATTGAATTCGATATGAAAAAAGAGATACTCCTCATCACACTTATTATAGCGTCTGTGTGTTTTGGGCAAAGGCGTTATTACCACGAAACCGAAGATGCTATCCTTAGGGTAGATGAACAATATCCGGGTGCGTTTGCCGAACACCGTTACATTGCGAGTGGTTCGGATAATCTTTTCAGGGCCTTCCTTGCCCTGGGCGAAGACGACGGAGCAAACGCTTGGGGAAGTGCTCATGTCTATGAGCCTTTTTTAACAGGTTCTTTTATTATTACCGATAGTCTCGATATTTTCGAGTTCTATGAGACTATTATCGATACTGATTCAACTGGTGCACCTGTTGATACAGACTCGGTTCTTGTTGGGAGTGAAACAATAATCGCATATGCTGACACTGCGTTTGGTGTGACAGTGGTGCAGCAAGTTATTGCCAGAAACGATTCGATTAAAAGCTTAATCGCGAAATTTGCTGTAAGGAACGATCGTGCTACACCGCTCACAGGGTTGCGAATTATCTTCTTTTATGATGGTGATGTGCCTGACTATCTTTACATCGACGATTATCCTCAAGAATACGCCTATCTTGATGCTGTCGGCATCCGCGATGGCGAATCTAATATCACTTCTGGTTTTTGTGGGCTTATACCAAATAGCGGTATGGCTTGTGGCGCATGGAAAAACTGGATTGATACACTCGTCGTGCCCGATTCATCACTGATGGGTTCCCTTGTAAATACTAATCCGGTGTGGCCGGTGGATTCGGCATCTATTGCTGGAGACTGGTCCAGTTTTGGCCTTTGGGAATTTCCGGATATGTTAAGTGGGGCAGTCGAAACGCTATCTATTGCATTTATAGTATCGAGCTCGGCTGGCGGTTTTGAGTCTCTTGCCGCAGAAGCTCGTGGTGATTCAGTTATCCCTTATATTGCGGATCAAGCGCTTCCGACGGAAAACATGCTAACTGTATCACCAAATCCATTTAATTCCGCGTGCCGCATAAAGATAATTGGTGAGAGCAGCTCTGAGGTGAGGATTTTTGATCTCTCAGGACGACTTGTGAGATCGATTACACCTTCAAATAAATGTGG
This region includes:
- the nikR gene encoding nickel-responsive transcriptional regulator NikR; the encoded protein is MPVKRLSISLDEELATEFDKFISEKGFENRSEAIRELIQNALFSAKELNPTGKIIGTLSFVFDHSKHLNHKIVHEQHRFIKDIVGITQAHLNEVRTLETILINTTYERAEKLASRILNSRGVVCGKLTVFQDV
- the rsmI gene encoding 16S rRNA (cytidine(1402)-2'-O)-methyltransferase, with amino-acid sequence MPIGKLIIVPTPIGNLEDITLRAIRLLREVDIIAAEDTRSAKFLLEKHGIFKKTFPYHVKNERRLADRILELVENGKTVAVISESGTPGISDPGWTLIRKAVENEIPFEVLPGPCAFIPALLLSGFPVTGFSFEGFLPHSGKGRRRRLRILAKDSPHTHVFYESPHRINAFLKDAFNILGDRPVAICRELTKIYEETIRGMLSDLVNNCPEIRGEVVVLIAPYNLIEDKEEECL
- a CDS encoding T9SS type A sorting domain-containing protein; translation: MKKEILLITLIIASVCFGQRRYYHETEDAILRVDEQYPGAFAEHRYIASGSDNLFRAFLALGEDDGANAWGSAHVYEPFLTGSFIITDSLDIFEFYETIIDTDSTGAPVDTDSVLVGSETIIAYADTAFGVTVVQQVIARNDSIKSLIAKFAVRNDRATPLTGLRIIFFYDGDVPDYLYIDDYPQEYAYLDAVGIRDGESNITSGFCGLIPNSGMACGAWKNWIDTLVVPDSSLMGSLVNTNPVWPVDSASIAGDWSSFGLWEFPDMLSGAVETLSIAFIVSSSAGGFESLAAEARGDSVIPYIADQALPTENMLTVSPNPFNSACRIKIIGESSSEVRIFDLSGRLVRSITPSNKCGISDVTWNGRNDAGRDLPSGVYLISQLSRDGRNYSSRAVLIR